Proteins found in one Candidatus Bathyarchaeota archaeon genomic segment:
- a CDS encoding phosphate uptake regulator PhoU — translation MELRKVQEIGGALLISLPKQWAEGSRIRKGSILALELRGDGSLMIRPFKGEEGRPKELRVPYPTPSQLHLQNTITAAYLLGFDTIKIMGEARISFEDREALKRAYRQLIGLEIVEEDARSVTLQFLLQTENLSLESLFRRMHLLTVGMCRDAINSIVEGDEHLARVVVERDEEVDRIYFLIVRLIRSAMITPLLPSKLKLSLVDLLDYRVASHLLERIGDASVGIVGMRIDGLKLEGEERRILGEAGKNLEEMQNLAVEAFLSKSRESIEELQRREEELLSNLNYMTVNARSRLPALAELVKEIAKHIIDIADLATPLTYSSS, via the coding sequence ATGGAGCTTAGGAAGGTCCAGGAGATAGGAGGGGCCCTCCTCATATCCCTACCTAAGCAGTGGGCTGAAGGCTCCAGGATAAGGAAGGGGAGCATCTTGGCCTTAGAGCTGAGGGGGGACGGATCCCTCATGATACGCCCCTTCAAGGGCGAGGAGGGGCGCCCTAAGGAGCTCAGGGTGCCATATCCAACACCCAGCCAACTTCACCTCCAAAACACTATAACGGCGGCCTACCTCCTAGGCTTTGACACCATCAAGATAATGGGAGAGGCTAGGATCTCATTCGAGGATAGAGAGGCTCTAAAGAGGGCTTATAGACAGCTGATAGGGCTTGAGATCGTGGAGGAGGATGCGAGGTCTGTAACCCTCCAGTTCCTCCTCCAGACTGAGAACCTCAGTCTTGAGAGCCTCTTCAGGAGGATGCATCTCCTGACTGTGGGGATGTGCAGAGATGCCATAAACTCCATCGTGGAGGGGGATGAACACCTCGCGAGGGTGGTTGTGGAGAGGGATGAAGAGGTCGACAGGATCTACTTCCTGATCGTGAGGCTTATCCGCAGCGCGATGATCACTCCCCTTCTCCCCTCAAAACTTAAACTCAGCCTCGTGGATCTCCTCGACTATAGGGTTGCATCCCATCTCCTAGAGAGAATAGGGGACGCATCCGTCGGAATCGTTGGGATGAGGATAGATGGACTCAAACTAGAGGGGGAGGAGAGGAGGATCCTCGGAGAGGCGGGTAAAAACCTGGAGGAGATGCAGAACCTAGCCGTCGAGGCCTTCCTCTCCAAGAGCAGGGAGAGTATAGAGGAGCTTCAGAGGCGAGAGGAGGAACTGCTCAGCAATCTCAACTACATGACCGTGAACGCCAGAAGCCGCCTCCCAGCACTCGCAGAACTTGTGAAGGAGATAGCTAAGCATATAATAGACATAGCTGATCTAGCTACACCTCTAACTTACAGCTCTTCTTAA
- a CDS encoding histone deacetylase, which translates to MKPMVIYSERCLEYGSWHIESPERVKRAYEILKERGYEFIEPQPAREEDLLRVHDPKYIQLLKGGDVEDVDTPAYDNIYEYAMLSAGGAILAAEMNGFSLMRPPGHHVGRSGAALGAHTRGFCYINNIAVAVKRLDRPTLILDIDGHHGNGTQEIFLGDPRIVYVSLHRHPHYPGTGYYSELNCLNFPLPANCGEVVYLKTLQEALKMVDMGRIEVIAVSSGFDAYSGDLASLGLSEKTYEKIGKILASFGKPTFFVLEGGYVGENVGRAIDGILKNFEL; encoded by the coding sequence ATGAAGCCGATGGTTATATATTCTGAGAGGTGTTTGGAGTATGGGTCCTGGCACATCGAAAGCCCGGAAAGGGTGAAGAGGGCTTATGAGATATTGAAGGAAAGGGGATACGAGTTTATAGAACCACAACCTGCAAGGGAGGAGGACCTTCTCAGAGTTCATGATCCAAAATACATCCAGCTGCTTAAAGGTGGGGATGTGGAGGATGTTGACACACCCGCCTATGACAACATTTACGAATATGCTATGCTCTCAGCTGGAGGGGCGATTCTAGCCGCGGAGATGAACGGTTTCTCTCTAATGAGACCCCCCGGACATCACGTAGGCAGGTCTGGAGCTGCTTTAGGCGCCCATACGAGGGGTTTTTGCTACATAAACAACATCGCTGTAGCGGTGAAACGTCTCGACAGGCCCACGCTGATCTTAGATATCGATGGGCACCATGGTAATGGGACACAGGAAATTTTTCTAGGCGATCCAAGGATCGTATATGTCTCATTGCATAGACACCCACACTATCCGGGAACAGGCTACTATTCAGAGTTAAACTGCCTGAACTTCCCACTGCCAGCGAACTGCGGAGAGGTTGTTTACCTGAAAACCCTCCAAGAAGCCCTGAAAATGGTGGACATGGGAAGGATCGAGGTGATAGCCGTCTCATCCGGTTTTGACGCTTACTCTGGAGACCTGGCGTCTTTGGGTTTAAGTGAAAAAACCTATGAGAAGATAGGGAAAATTCTGGCTTCTTTTGGAAAGCCGACCTTCTTCGTTCTCGAGGGGGGCTACGTAGGTGAAAACGTTGGAAGAGCTATAGACGGGATTCTCAAAAACTTCGAGTTATGA